A stretch of DNA from Doryrhamphus excisus isolate RoL2022-K1 chromosome 6, RoL_Dexc_1.0, whole genome shotgun sequence:
aaaaaaataccaaacatgatatactgtatattcttttGCATCTTTTATAGTTGTTCATTTTCACAGTTATAGGTCTGTAGTTACTGTCAGGCAAGTGTTGAGTCAACTGATTTGCACCCAGGCAAGGCCTACTTCCCCTCAACAGGACACAGCCATCCAGGGACAATGAAGAATAAATACCGCTTTGTCTACAGACCCGAATATCCAACGTCCAAAGTGAAACTAAATTCAACACAGAACACACTGTACACACTTCTTCATGCGGGTGGAAGGAGTCTAGAAGCAACCATATTTGGTAGCATGTTGGTGTGTAGCCCTTTGCTACGAACATGATACAGCAATCAATTAGCCCGATCTCGTGGCGGAAACCGGTATTTTTTAATCTTCAAAATTACACCGGATTGGCCGCAAATGAGATCGGGACATCCCTAGTTCCTTGCATATGAGATAGTTGGTGCAGAAACGGCTGATTGAGAAGTCAGTATGGTCCCTTGTAGATAattcatctttttattttttttatttgtactttttcatgtttttttagctatttttagcttcttatgTTTAAACGTTTGAATTTATTGGAATATGTAATTATACTGTTTGTTACTCCTGTACATCACTTTGGGGCGGtagtcttcttctttttctttcggcttttccctttgGGAGTCGCCActgcaaaccaatctcctccatccaaccccgtctctctcacaccaactgccctcatgtcctccttcactacatccataaacctcctctttggtcttcctctatgcctcgtacctggcagctctaaacgcagcatccttctaccaatatatttactatctctcctctggacacaaaccatctcagtctggcctctctgactttatctccaaggcctctaacatgtaatgtcccatttgatgtactcgttcctgatcctatccatcctggtcactcacaatgagaacctcagcatcctcatctctgctacctccagttctgcttcctgtcttttcctcagtgtgaCTGTCTCCAGACCagacaacatggctggtctcgcCACAGTTTTGTACTTTGGGACAGTAGTGGCTGCTTTAAAATGTGGTATATAAATAAACCTGACCTTGACCATTTTGACGGGGCAACGCCTTACTGCAGCGCGGCTTTATCATCAAGGGCACCACGCTTCTTAATGCAATTGAGTGTGGGCACGCATCTCAGTGAAAACGGACGCACAAATATTTGCATCCATTGTCTGGTTGAGCTGTCATCAGCTTCTACAATTCATGTCACTAAATTTCCTCTTTGAGGTTTCCTGTGGTGAAAGCAATTGTGACGTTGTTGCTAAGGGAAAACAACATCGGGTTTCTAAGGAAACACGTGAGGTAGAGAGAGCCCCCCCGCCTCATTTGCCACACCACAGGCCAACTTCCTTGTCATATAGAAACTCATGTCTCTTCCATGGAACTGCATATTGTCATTGTGCGTCACAATCTGTGCatctttgttttgcattttcatCTTGTGTTTTTGCATATTTGGGGAGGCTGAGCAGTTTGGTACTTCTTCTGAAGGCTCAACATTTCACAGAAGGGATAAACCCTGCATCTTTATTTTCCTTTCGGTGGCTGTTGAACCACGTTTCCACTGTCTTTTCTTTTGCTACATGTCTCGTCCTGCCTCAGtgactttgtttgtgttttattacaTCTGGGAGCTGTTTGATTAATGTGTGAATTACAGTCCAAACATGCTTGATGCCACAGGAGATACAGAAATTGAAGACGgaacaaaattaataaattgacTTTAAATTGTTGGTTGCACTACTCAGCGGTTGGTATAAAGTTGCTCcttaccgctattacaacattggttctgctgtAATGTGGAATATACTTTTTATTAAGTGACCATGTGGTCAAAGCGAGCTATGTTTTATATCCTAAAAAGCTGCTATTTTTGTGTTGAATTTTTGTGTCCATTGCATGTGATGGGATAGCTATTCCTGGCGTTTGAACATCTACGTGGAATCTTCTGATGTATACCAAAAGTGCAGAAGAAAACAGGGCGTGAATCATGTGGTAACGGCAGAGGAAGTGGgatgattttattttgacagtAATTTAATTGATGCAGGGGTGGCTGCTCATATGAGGATGGTGTCTGTGTTCCAGATAGTCTCTTGTGACCATGATATCATCTTTTGTGACAAACTGagacttatttttttcatgacattTGATAACATTTGACTCCTGACTCATTAACAGCACTACTGTTTATTCACTGTTGGATGGCTTTGCTGTCAATTATTAAACAGTAACTGtcctttttttcaaataaaaacttCTCCAAGTGACACCGGAGATTGGCGTTCTGAGCTAAACATTTTCATAATGAATGTAACAAAACAAGCCAACTGTAATTCAGTGGACCCTCAATCCACTCTGGACTCTCCAGTTAATCTCTGTTTAAGTTGGATGTACATTTAAGATGTCTAACTAGTTGTCACATTTGCAGGTTTTTGAAATCGCAATGACAATCGCTAATGCTGATCACTTGGATATATTCATACATGAGATTTCCACTGTAAATTAGCATTGAGATAGCACATTTGTTTTGCAGAGCTACAAAGTAAAGGCTCTAAAATGGAACTTGCGTCCCACTCTTTTAGAAGTGCTGGTGgctgtcgagaggcggggtacaccctggactggtcgccagccaatcacagggcacatatagacaaacaaccattcacactcacattcatacctatggacaatttggagtcaccaattaacctagcatgtttttggaatgtgggaggaaaccggagtacctggagaaaacccacacacgcacagggatGACCAAGTggagaattgttttttttagtttttaaagaGTATGACATTTTGTATTAGTGTACTAATTCTACACTAACAGATCATTTTCAACAGCAAACTCTTTTGGgcaaaatgaaatgttgttgccagGTAGTGAAATCATTTATGTCCACATAAATTGAAATACAGTGATCCCTATTTTATCACAGGTagctggttccagacccaaacgtgataagtgaatttccgtgaagtcgGTTTGCTCAATGTccataaatggaatgtttttgttgagcatagaaaactctTTGTGACCCTCTAAAAACACCCCTAACACACCTATACACTCGTATTACCAACTATATAgccataataaacataaatcaaatatttaagacataaataagactcatgctcatgtttgtgttgctataaataccACAGGGAAtgagtggcagacaggaagtgatgtattGGGTTCAGTTTTGAATTTAAGTGGCAGCGTGTGTATTTCTTAAGATTTCTTAttcaggattattgtgcctgtttcaaatttaaattcaaacctgcaataaaagccttttgttcTGGTGATTCCATGTGGTTCCTTGTGTTTCTCACCaaaaattacagtaacattactgacacctagtgaccagtgtagagtactacatatatCACCTCTATGTATTCTTAATGGCTTATgcgtatttgtattttagttcatttaatagccactttatgcttgaaaatgcttaatttgggcagtaatgcatacaatttgcttaatgTTTTTACGAATATGCTCTATTCAACCATGAAAGACCATTATttgataatatatttttgaaaaactgtgattacTATATCATATAGCCTTGCAGAtactgttaaaatatatatatatatatatatatatatatatgttttttttttttttatttgatctatCTGCTATTCTTGTGCAGGAATCCTCTTTTCCACTCTGGTGTTTGGGCCTGCGTGTGGTTTTATCCTGGGCTCCGTCTGCACAAAATATTATGTGGACGCGATCTTCATGGACACCAGTGAGTTAGACAAGTCCAAACTGTTTCCTCATTAGGATAAAGTATCTCTATAAATTAACAATATTTGACTTGCACTCAGGTGATCTCGGCATCACTCCAGAGGACCCGCGATGGATAGGGGCCTGGTGGGCGGGCTTCCTTCTGTGTGGTGCCTTACTCTTTAGCTCTGCCCTTCTGATGTTCGGCTTCCCTCAGTCTCTGCCCACCaaggagagagaggaggggcCTGACAGTGAGCAGGCCATGCTTCCTCCTGCTGCTCCTTCGAGTCCTGGCTATGAGGCTCCAAAGACCAGCAATGGTGCTGTGAGCAACCACGAGCGGCCCAACAGCCTCACCTGCTGTCAGCAACTCAGAGGTGCGCCTTCAACAAGCATTTAAACAGAATGACATAACTACTATGTATTCAAGCACATGAAATAATAGCAAAGTGTTTGGCCCATTAatgtacacataaaaaaattaaaattatttttcataacttATTAAAATTTAATGTGAAATTTAAATCTGTTTCAACAGTGAATTATTGTGAAACAAGCAAAGCTCTCATGCCTTAGTGTTGTAATTCtgtccacccccacccccagtgATCCCCAAGGTAACCAAACACCTGCTGTCAAACCCCGTGTTCACCTGCATCATCCTGGCGGCCTGCATGGAGATTGCCGTTGTCGCGGGTTTCGCCGCCTTTTTGGCCAAATACCTCGAGCAGCAGTTCAACCTCACCACCACCTCGGCAAACCAGCTGTTAGGTCTGAGCACCATGTTCATTTCTTAGTTAATGCTGAGAGACAAGCATTCATACGCATGTTATTAAACACTTTGATAGCATTATTTCACAGGGAATTTCTATATCCAAACACGAGTCTTTTGTCTTGACAGGCATGACTGCCATTCCGTGCGCATGTCTGGGAATCTTCATGGGCGGCTTATTGGTGAAGAAACTCAACCTGTCGGCGCTTGGAGCCATCCGCATGGCCATGCTGGTCAACCTGATCTCCACCGCATGTTACATCTCCTTCCTGTTCCTGGGATGCAACACAGGCGCCGTCGCAGGGGTGACGGTCACGTACGGCAACAGGTAAGAGAAGCTCCAGTTAATACCTCCATTCAATTCACCACAGCATGGCTGACGGGTGTTTGGTctacaaaatcaaataaatcgCACAGGTTCAAAAACAATGGCTGTAGACAACCTCCTAAAGAAGTTTCTCTGgttattaactccacaagatggcagtatcTGTATTTGAAGTAGCATTGAGTGGTCAGCATCTGTTGCTGCTATATTGTCCaacatacatttattaattcattcattttctaccacttatcctcacgagggttacgggggtgctggagcctatcctaactgtcttcaggcgagaggcagggtacaccctggactggtcgccagccaatcacagggcacatatagacaaacaaccattcacactcacattggtcCAACATACAGTACTTCTCAATAAATGACAATATGGTCCAAGTGAGCTAACATGGCCTTTcagctttctcatgcactccaaatcattactcaaatttaaaaaataacagccTTTCCGCAATGAACACCTGTTTCCAATACATAATCTCCTCAGCTATAATTAGCATTTACAATACTCCTGTTAGCTATCCGTACTGCCTTCACTACACCAACAGCTTGTGCATTAAATTGCTTAGCAATGTTTGCTATTTTTCCCCATTGTGGAGTCACTTCTGCTAGTAAATAAAGGGGTAATATTAAAGCTACAAGGGATTGGGAGACTTTTATTAGAGGTGAACTATGCAGTCAAGATGTGTCAATAAAAATTCTCATCACTGCAGGTCCTCAGGGCACAAACTGCCTCATATTTTATTCAAACAATTTTGTGTCGTCTTATCGagcctataaaaaaaaaaaaaaaagattggctGTCCCAAGAGCGGCTGCTGTACGGAATATAGATGCAGCTAACCTTTACTGAAAAAGCTCCTGGAAGTTGTGAAAGTCTATATGGATTGTTGACAACTTAATAATCAAATAGGGCATCAGATCTATAGAATATAAACGAAATGATTCACAATCTAAACAGATTGAATCCAAGAGTTGTATGAAAAAGGTAAGATGCTTTAACATGTACAGTAAAATGTCTACATTTATATACTTTAGCTTTTTCATGGACAGTTGGTACTCACTgaggcacggtggttgagtggttagcgcgcagacctcacagctaggagtccagggttcaattccacccttgaacgtctctgtgtggagtttgcatgttctccccgtgcatgcgtgtgttttctcccggtactccggtttcctcccccattccaaaaacatgctaggttaatagtgtgaatggttgtttgtctatatgtgccctgtgattgactggcgaccagtccagggtgtaccccgcctctcgcccgaaagacagctgggataggctccagcacgcccgcgaccctcgtgaggaaaaagcggtagaaaatgaatgaatgaatgagttggtaCTCACAGTGCAAATACTTGTGTCTGTCGAAGTACTTTGCAGGTGGGCAACAAACCGGAAGCTCCGTGCATCAATCACTGTAACTGCTTCACCTCCTCCATCAGTCCTGTTTGTGGATCCAACGGCGTCACCTACCTGTCGGGCTGCTTTGCCGGCTGCACCCACACCTTTGCTCAGGTTGGCGATAAAGAAAATTGATGTAAACTTTAATCCTGGAGAACCTCATTCCATTGTGTTGTgcatgtacagcaggggtctcggggccattggagctagggtctgggcaagactgggccgcatcaggttttccccccaaaaaacaaaaaaacgcatttattaaaaacagaaaaatgaataaactttgctttg
This window harbors:
- the slco3a1a gene encoding solute carrier organic anion transporter family member 3A1 isoform X2: MALGALLSALPEFLTNQYEIGDTRRTDVGRDVCSNRSQDTQLADDTACTNRANTNMMYLLLIGAQVLLGIGATPVQPLGVSYIDDHVKKKDSSLYIGILFSTLVFGPACGFILGSVCTKYYVDAIFMDTSDLGITPEDPRWIGAWWAGFLLCGALLFSSALLMFGFPQSLPTKEREEGPDSEQAMLPPAAPSSPGYEAPKTSNGAVSNHERPNSLTCCQQLRVIPKVTKHLLSNPVFTCIILAACMEIAVVAGFAAFLAKYLEQQFNLTTTSANQLLGMTAIPCACLGIFMGGLLVKKLNLSALGAIRMAMLVNLISTACYISFLFLGCNTGAVAGVTVTYGNSTLQVGNKPEAPCINHCNCFTSSISPVCGSNGVTYLSGCFAGCTHTFAQNLSGCACISADSEFATAVPGKCPTTGCQEAFLIFLCIICLCSLVGAMAQTPSVIVLIRTVTPELKSYALGVLFLLLRLFGFIPPPLIFGAGIDSTCLFWSSDCGDKGACLLYDNLAYRWLYVSLAIILKAVAFLLYASTWYCLRRNYNTYIKSHEAQMSPSEFYPSLSDGPKLVDRTKFIYSLEDHEFCENMESVL